GTCTTGCCGGCCGCATGCAGGGTCGCCGCCGCGGTAATGATGATCGACAGCGCGATCAGATTGGAGAACGCCATGCCGATGATGGTGTCGGCGCGGATGCGATGAAATTCCTTCCGCGCGCCATAGTGCTTTTCGATCAGGGGCCGCTTCGTCGCGTCGACACGCTGATCCTCCGCTTCCTGCGAAGCCTGCCAGAAGAACAGATAGGGCGAGATCGTGGTGCCGAGGATCGCGACGATGGTCGTGAAATAGTCGAGGCTCCAGGAAAGGCGCGGAACGAGGATGCCGGCGAGCGCCTCAGCCCACGAAACTTTTGCAAAGGCGAGCGCCGCGACATAGGCGAACAGGCTGAGCGTCAGCCATTTCAGCACCGCGACATAGCGCTTGTAGTCGAGGAAGATCTGCGCTGCGACCGAGGTCACGCCGAACAGCAGGACATAGACGATGCTGTGGCCGCCGATCAGCAGTTTGCTGGCGTCCGCCATGGCGCCGAGGTCGGCGGCGATGTTGATGGTGTTGGCGACGAACAGCAGCGTCACCACCACATGGAGCAGCCACGCCGGATAGTACCGGCACGCATTGCCGGAAATGCCGTGCCCGGTGACGCGGCCGACGCGCGCGGAAATTTCCTGGATCGCCACCATCAGCGGAAACGTCAGCAGCATGGTCCAGCCGATGCCGTAGCCGAGCTTCGCGCCGGCCTGGCTGTAGGTGCCGATCCCCGACGGATCATCGTCGGACGCGCCGGTGATCAGGCCGGGGCCGAGCGCCTTCAGCGCATCGCGGAAGCGAAACGGCTGCGGCGGCCTGGCCTTCGGGGCCAGCCTGTCACTGCCAGTATGCTTGTTCGTTTGACGTTTCGAGTTCGACTTGTGGTGCTCTGCCATGCCGGGTCCAGCCGCAGCGACAACGAACCTGACGGGAGCAGGTTCCGGACCGGGACCCTGCCCGAGGACGCCGTGGCAGACAAGCAGCCGCCGTTGCCGTCACGCGGGGTGCGCCGTCTCGATGGTCGTCGCCACGCCCGGCTCCAGAATGCGCAAGCGCGATCCAAACCCCAGCGTATCGAAGGTGGCGCGCAAATCGCCGGCGCTCTGGCGGAAATGCGCCCAGCCGTCGGTATGCACGGGCACGATCACTGCATCGGAAAATGCCCGCGCGGTCTCGATGGTGTCGTTGGTATCCATCGTGAGATGGAACGGACCGCGGGTCTGGGCTGCGCCGGCGAACGGCAGCACCACACCACACTTGAAGCGCTTTGCCACTTCCGCGACGCCATCGAACCAGGTGGTGTCGCCGCTGATGTAGATCGGGCGGCTGCCTGCCCTGCTCGATTCCACCACGAAGCCGATCACGTCGCCCGACAAAGGCTCGATGCCGGCCGGTCCGTGACGGGCGGGCGTGGCCGTGATGGTCAACGACTGGCCGCCCTTCTTCAGCTCGGTCGATGCCCAGGGCGCAAAACCCTCGGTCTTGCCGCCGAGCCGCTTGGCGCCCGCCTCCGTCGTCAGCACGCGCTTTGCTTCGCCGAGAAAGTCACGGCCGGAATGGTCGAGATTGTCCGAATGCTGATCGTGGCTCAGCAGCACCGCATCGATCGCGCCGACATCGCGCGCGCTCATTGCGGGCCCGGTCAACTTCTCCAGCTTCACATGCGGCAGTTGATAAGCGCCGGGCTCATCGAAGGTCGGATCGGTGAGGAGACGGAAGCCGTCGATCTCGATCAGGGCGGTGGGGCCGCCGATCAGGGTGATTGATAGGCTCATGTCGTACTCCTCTTGACCGGCGCTGACGCCGCCGGGCGGGTCACCAGATAGATGCCGAGCGCCACCGGAACGATCCCGAGCAGATCGCGAAGTTCGACATGCTCACCGAGCACGAGGAACGCGAACAGCATGCCGAGCGGCGGCATCAGGAAATGATAGGCGCTCGCGGCGGTCGCGCCACACACTTTCAGGAGATGAAACCAGAGCAGATACGCAAGGATCGATCCGCCGAGCACGAGGAACGCGAACGCACCCAGGAGCCGCGCGCTCGGCACGATGTCGCCCACGCTGGAGAAGGTGAACGCAAACGGCAGCAGCACGATGCCGGCTGAGAGATTCTGCACGCCATTGCCGACCCAGAGGCTGCCCTTCGGCGCAAGCACCTTGAACAGGATGGTGCCGGCCACGATCGAGGCCAATGACGCCAACGTGAACAGGATGCCGTGCCAGTCATCCGTGCCAACCGACATGCGGTGCCAGACGATAAAGCCGACGCCGGCAATGCCGAGCAAAAGGCCCATCACCTTGCGCCAGGTCAGTGTCTCACCCAGAAAGGCCGCCGCGAGCACGGCGGTGAACACCGGATTGGCGCTGACGATCAGGCCGCCGAGGCCTGCGGATACGGTCTGCAGCCCGGTGTAGCCGAGGCCGAGATAGAGCGCGTTGTTGGCGACGCCGATGATCGCGAAAACGGCCGCATCGCGCCAGGCGAGCGAAGACCACGCCTCGCCACGCAGCACCGTAATGCCGAGGATCAGGACGCCGGCCAGCGAGAAACGCGCGGCAAGCAGGATCAGCGGCGGGCAATCGGTGACGCCGATCTTGCCGGCGACGAAGGCAAAACTCCAGAGCAGGCAGAACAGGCCGATATAGAGCGGGAGCGGATTGAAACCGGCGCGAGGAACCGCGACCGAGGGCGCGAGCGACATGGCAAATCTCCTGGGAAGTCTCCTTTCCCAATCAGGTAGGCCCTTGGCTTGATATTTGTAAATTAAATGATAAACTGACATCCAGTGGATTTATGAATGGAGCATTCACATGCTCGATCTGGAGCTCCTGCGCAGCTTTGTCAGTGTCGTCGATGCCGGCGGCTTCACCCGTGCCGGCGAACGCGTTCACCGCACCCAATCGACCGTCAGCCAGCAAATCAAACGGCTGGAAGACGATGTCGGCCAGCCACTATTGAACCGCAGCGGCAAGGACGTGACGCCGACCGAAGCCGGCGAACGGCTATTGTCGTACGCGCGGCGTCTGCTGGCGTTGGCGGAGGAAGCGCGCGACGTGGTGGCGCGCCCCGAGAGCGAGGGCGCGGTGCGGCTTGGTGTGCCCGAGGATTTTGCCGCCTATCGCTTGGCGAAACTGCTGGCGGCATTCTCGCGCTCACATCCCGGCCTGCGGCTCGACGTGCGCGCCGATCAGAGCGCCAACCTCAAGCGCGAGCTCGAACGCGGCGAACTCGATCTCGCATTGTTCAAGCGTGCCGCCGGGGAAAAGGGTGGCATCGCGGTGTGGCCGGAGCGCGTGCACTGGGTCACCAGCAAAACCCATCCACGCGATGTCAGCACCGGCTCGGTGCCGCTGATCGGCTTTCCTTCGGGCTGCCTATATCGCGCGGGCGCGATCCATGCACTGGAAAGCGCCGGGCGTTTCTGGCACATGGCCTATACCTCTTCAAACCTCTCCGGCATCCAGGCCGCGGTCGCCGCCGGCATGGGCCTTAGCATTTTGTCCGAGATGGCGATCCAGGCCGATCATCGCGTGCTGACGGCGAAGGATGGTTTTGCACCGATCGACCGAACCGAAGTGGCGCTGGTGGCGGCCCCCGATGCCAGCCCCGCGACATTGCGGCTGGCGGATCGGCTGGCCGAATTCTGCAGCACGGTGCAGGCGAAGGCGGCGTAAGAGTCAGCGAGCACGCTGCGCTCCCTCGCCCCGCTCTTCGCGGGGTCGAGACGAACGAAGCTCGCTCTTAGAGGGTTGGGGTGAGGGGCTGCCTCCACGAGTGCCGGGGGTGGTGAGACCTGTACCCCCTCACCCGGATCGCATCTGCGATGCGATCCGACCTCTCCCCGCAAGCGGGGCGAGGTTAAGACGATGCCGGCGCTACTCCTAATAGCAGCGCGAGGCAGCGATGGCATGTACCCGGTTGTCGCCGAGCACGTGAGCCATGAAGCCGAGCGCGCCAAAGATTTTCGCGAACGCGACGTCGCGGATGCTCAGCCCACCGGTATAGGCGCCGAACGCCGGCATCACCGCGCGCTCGCCGTCGCTCGCAAAGCATCGCCGCTCCATCGGGCGGCCACGGGTGGCGACGCGTGCCTTGGGATGCAGATGGCCGGCGATTTCGCCCGCCGCCCCTGTCGGCTCATGGCGGAACACAATCGGGCCGATCGCGACTTCGCTCGCGACCACGCCGCCGAGATCGGGCGGCAGCGCTGGATCATGATTGCCCGAAATCCAGATCCAGTCGCGCCGCGCCTGCATCGCCGAGAGCGCCTCGCGATCGGGCGCCGAAAGACGTTCGTGGGCGGCGCGGTCATGAAAGCTGTCGCCGAGCGCGATCACCATGCGCGGGTCATGCCGCGCGATCACGGCGGCGAGACGGCCGAGCGTCGCCACCGTGTCATAGGGTGGCAGCAGCACACCGCGCGCCGCAAAGCTGGAGCCTTTCTCCAGATGCAGGTCGGAGACGACGAGCAGGCGCTGCTCCTGCCAGAACAGCGCGCCGAAGAGGTCGGCAACGAACGTGACGTCGGCAACCATGACCTTCGAGGCGCGCATCTCTTGATCGTCTCCCGAAAATTGCGCCCCTGCCTTCACGTCTTACCCCATCGCCTCTTTGATGAGTTCATCGGCGGCTTCCGCCAACAACTCATCCGCCGCTTCGCCATAAACTGACTCGCGGCCGATTTCCAGCATCACCGGTACCGCGAGCGGCGAAACATGTTCGAGTTCCCGATGGGTGATTCGTCCCAGAATACGCGAGAGCATATCACCCAGACGCTTGAGATCGAGCAGCCCGGCGGCGGCGTCCGCGCGCGCCGCGCGCAACAGCACGTGGTCAGCCTGATGCTTGCGCAGCACGTCATAGACGAGGTCGGTCGAGAACAGCACCTGGCGGCGGCTTTTCTCTTCGCCGGTGAAGCGGCGCGGGATCAGGCCGGAGATCAGCGCGCAGTTCCGGAAGGTGCGCTTCATCAGCGCCGATTCCGCCAGCCACGCCTCGAGATCGTCGCCAAGCATGTCGGGGGCGAACAGCGCGTTGAGATCGAGCTTGCCGTGGCGGATCATGAACGACATGTCGCCGAGGCCCCACACCGCCAACGCATATTCATTGGCGACGAAGCCGAGCGGCCGCACTCGCGCGCGCTCCATGCGCCGGGTCAGCAGCATGCCGAGTGTCTGGTGCGCCAGCCGCCCCTCGAAGGGATAGCAGACGAAGTAATGCTTGTTGCCGCGGGGAAAGGTTTCAACCAGCAGTTCCCGCACTGCCGGCACAAGTGAAAAATTTTTCTGTAGCGACAGCCAGTCGCGCACCTGCTCCGGCAGCGCATTCCACTGCCGCCGGTCGTCCAGCAGTTTCCGCACGCGTTCGGCAAGATAGGTAGACAGCGGAAACTTGCCGCCCATATAGGACGGCACTTTGGCATCCTTGTCGTTGGCGCGGGAGACATAGACCTGGTCCTCGACCAGTGCCTCGTAGCGTACGATCTCGCCGCCGAACACAAAGGTGTCGCCGGCGACCAGTCCCTCGATAAAGTATTCCTCAATCTCGCCGAGCATCCTGCCGCCGCGGCCGATCATTCCGGTGGAGCCGGCCCGGCCACCGCGTCCGCGCACCAGCTTTACCTTCAGCATCGCCTCTTCGACGATGGTGCCGACGTTGAGGCGGTAGCTCTGCCGCACTCTTGGGTTGGCGACACGCCAGCGCCCCTGCTTGTCCTGCTTGATGCGCGCGAAGCGCTCGTAGGTTTTCAGCGCATAGCCGCCGGTGGCGACGAAATCGACCACGTCGTCGAAATCGGTTCGCGTGAGAGAAGCATATGGCGCCGATGTCAGAACTTCCGCGTAAAGCTCGTCTGACAGGAACGGCTCGCCGCAGGCGCAGCCGAGCACGTGCTGCGCCAGCACGTCGAGCCCACCGGTACGCAAGGGCGGCGTATCCTGTGCATTCTCGGCGATCGCATCGATCGCGACGCGGCATTCCAGCACCTCGAAACGGTTGGCCGGTATCAGGACCGCGCGCGAGGGCTCGTCGAGCCGGTGGTTGGCGCGGCCGATTCTTTGCATCAGACGCGAGGACCCCTTGGGCGCACCGACATTGATGACGAGATCGATGTCGCCCCAGTCGATGCCGAGGTCGAGCGATGACGTGCAGACCACGCCGCGCAGCTTTCCGGCCGCCATCGCATCCTCGACTTTGCGGCGCTGAGCGACGTCAAGCGAACCGTGATGCAGGGCAATCGCGAGGCCGTCGTCGTTCATGCGCCAGAAATCCTGGAACAGCATTTCGGCCTGGCTGCGGGTGTTGACGAAGATCAGCGTGGTCTTGTTGCGCTTGATCAGCTCGTACATTTCGCCGAGCGCATGGCGCGCGGTGTGGCCCGCCCATGGCAAGCGCTCCTTGGTATCGAGCATCTCGACAACTGGTGCCGCCGCGCCGCCGGCCACGACGATGTCGGCGGCTGTTTCCTTGCCATCGTGCTGCGGCGCCAGAAACCGCGCCAGCGATTCCGGTTCGGCCACCGTCGCGGAAAGCCCGATCGCGCGCATTTCGGGCGCCAGCCGCCACAGCCGCGCGAGACCAAGCGACAGCAGATCGCCGCGCTTGGAGGTGACGAGCGCATGCAATTCGTCGAGCACGATGCGCTTGAGCGAGGAGAACAGGAACGGTGCATCGTCGGACGACAGCAACAGCGCCAATTGTTCCGGCGTGGTGAGCAGGATGTCCGGCGGATAGCGCCGCTGCCGCTGCCGTCGCGACACCGGTGTGTCGCCGGTGCGGGTCTCGACCTTGATCGGCAGGCCCATCTCGGCAATCGGCGTCTCGAGATTGCGCGCGATATCGACCGCGAGGGCTTTCAGCGGCGAGATGTAGAGGGTGTGGAGGCCGCCGGTGCGCTTCACGGTGCGGCCGGTGGAGATGAGGTTCTTCTCGCCGCTCCCCTTCGAAGCAGCGGAAGAAGAGAGTTCCGCCAGCGTCGGCAGAAATCCGGCCAACGTCTTGCCGGCGCCGGTCGGCGCGATCAGCAGCGCGGAGCGGTCGTCGCGCGCTTTTGCCAGCAGCGCCAATTGATGCTCGCGCGGCGACCAGCCGCGCGCGGCGAACCAGCGGAGAAAAACGTCCGGAAGCAGCGATATGTCGGGGTGCAGCGCGAGGGTCACAATGGGAGAGCTATGCCGTCCTGACCGACAGGTCGAGGCCGCGCTGACGGGATCGATGAGCCGGTGATCACTCGCATGCTGCCCTCTTCGGCCTCTGCGCAAGAAGCTCCACAGGGAACAATTCCTGAGTGTGGCTTCAATGTCACGGACAGAATGTCGCACCTCATTTAGGTTCCCCCGACCTAAGGTAGCAAGCGTGGGGTGGGGAACGTGAAGAGAATTGCAGCGGCGGCGCTGATGCCGCCTCGATAAGTGCGCATGCGGCGGATCTGCCGGTCAAGGCGCCAACGTACAAGACACCCGTGGCGGCAATCTACGACTGGACCGGCTTCTATGTCGGCGTCAATGCCGGGCTCGGGGTCGGGCGTGACCTCACCACCATTAACGCGCCGCCCACGAACTTCACGGAAATCTCCTACCAGTCGCCGTTCGGCGCGCTTGGCGGCGTACAGGCCGGTTACAACTGGCAGGCCGGACACTGGGTCTTCGGCGTCGAGGCGGACATCCAGGGCGCCGATCTGCATGACAATTATACCTGCGTGTCGAGCTGCCTCCCGGCCAGGTCCATCACGTTCGACCAGCGGATCGATTGGTTCGGCACCGCGCGCGCCCGCCTCGGCTATGCCAGCGGCCCGGTGCTGACCTACGTAACGGGCGGCTTCGCCTACGCCAACGTGAAGGACACGATGGCAAACACGTTCGCGCCGGTGTTCGGCGGGATCGCCTTCCCCGTCACAACGGCCACTACCGTGAACCAGGAGGTCCGGACCGGCTACGTGATCGGCAGCGGCGTCGAAGCTTCGCTCGGCGGCAACTGGACCGGGAAGATCGAATATCTCTATCTCGATCTCGGCAACCGATCGACGACCGTCGGGGCCAACACCTTCAGCTTCGAATATCGCGAGCACATTTTTCGCGGCGGGCTGAACTACCGGATCGGCGCCCCGGATTCGCGCGCGGAATCGATCGCGATGAACTGGAGCGGATTCTATCTCGGCGCCAATGGCGGCACCGGACTGGGACGCGACCGCAGCGAGCTTCAGTTTGCGTCGCTTCCGCACATTACCCTGAGTCCCCTCGGCTTCATCGGCGGCGTGCAGGGCGGCTATAACTGGCAGGCTGCGAACTGGGTGTTCGGCGTGGAAGCCGACATTCAGGGTTCGTCGATGCGGGACGACAAGGCCTGCGTGTTCAACTGCAACGCCGTGACGTTCGCGCAATTTGACCAGCGTCTGCCGTGGCTCGGCACCCTGCGTGGCCGGATCGGTTACGCGGCCGGATCGAATTTGTTCTATGCCACCGCCGGCCTGGCGTATGGCGAGGTCAAGACCCGCATCTTCTCCTCGTTCGGCGGCACCAACACTGTCGACATTTCCAACACCAGGGCCGGCTGGACGGCAGGTGCCGGCATCGAAACGCCGTTCGAGCTGTTCGGCTTGTTTGGGCCCGGCTGGACGTCGAAGACCGAATATCTCTATGTCGACCTCGGCGCGTCGACGACCCCGTTCACCAACAACGGCGTCACCACGACATTCGCCACCGGCGCGACCGAACACATCTTCCGTACCGGACTCAACTACCACTTCAACCAGCCGGTGGTCGCGAAGTACTGATCGCGGAGAGGTGACCAAAACGAAAGCCCCGGCCGAGAGGCCGGGGCTTTTCTTTTCACCTCGCCCCGCTCTTTGCGGGGAGAGGTCGGAGAGCCCTATTCCGTGACCGCCTTTTCGGAAATCTGCCAGTCCTTGCCGTCGAAGGCCGAGATATGGAGCGTCTTCATCGGCGAGTAGTCGTCGGGCGTGTAGCTGTAATTGATGTCGTCGAGGAAGAAGGGCGAGTGGAAGCCGGCCAGCGTGGACGCCTGCTTCAGCACGTTGGCGCGGGTCAGATCGTCGCCACAGCGCCGCAGGATTTCGCCCATCGATGCCGCCTGGCCGTAGCCGGCATAGGCGATGGTGTTGTCCGGATCGACGTTGGGCAGATATTTCTTGCGCAACTCCTCGAACGCCATCACGTCCTTGTCCTTTTCCCAGCGCCCCGGTCCAGCCTCCTTTGAATAGCGGATGGCGACGATGCCGTTCGCGTTTTCAAAGCCCGCGGCACTGAGAATCGAACGTCCGGTCGATCCCG
This portion of the Bradyrhizobium sp. AZCC 2262 genome encodes:
- a CDS encoding NRAMP family divalent metal transporter, which encodes MAEHHKSNSKRQTNKHTGSDRLAPKARPPQPFRFRDALKALGPGLITGASDDDPSGIGTYSQAGAKLGYGIGWTMLLTFPLMVAIQEISARVGRVTGHGISGNACRYYPAWLLHVVVTLLFVANTINIAADLGAMADASKLLIGGHSIVYVLLFGVTSVAAQIFLDYKRYVAVLKWLTLSLFAYVAALAFAKVSWAEALAGILVPRLSWSLDYFTTIVAILGTTISPYLFFWQASQEAEDQRVDATKRPLIEKHYGARKEFHRIRADTIIGMAFSNLIALSIIITAAATLHAAGKTDIQTSAEAAEALRPIAGAFAEVIFALGIVGTGLLAIPVLAGATAYAVGEGRQWPVGLARKPKEAAAFYAVLALSAGIGIALNFTSINPISALYWSAVINGVLAVPVMVLLMLMARRKDVMGRFVVGGSLFWLGWLSTAAMMLSVVAMGVGFFVGKS
- a CDS encoding MBL fold metallo-hydrolase, producing MSLSITLIGGPTALIEIDGFRLLTDPTFDEPGAYQLPHVKLEKLTGPAMSARDVGAIDAVLLSHDQHSDNLDHSGRDFLGEAKRVLTTEAGAKRLGGKTEGFAPWASTELKKGGQSLTITATPARHGPAGIEPLSGDVIGFVVESSRAGSRPIYISGDTTWFDGVAEVAKRFKCGVVLPFAGAAQTRGPFHLTMDTNDTIETARAFSDAVIVPVHTDGWAHFRQSAGDLRATFDTLGFGSRLRILEPGVATTIETAHPA
- a CDS encoding DMT family transporter, which translates into the protein MSLAPSVAVPRAGFNPLPLYIGLFCLLWSFAFVAGKIGVTDCPPLILLAARFSLAGVLILGITVLRGEAWSSLAWRDAAVFAIIGVANNALYLGLGYTGLQTVSAGLGGLIVSANPVFTAVLAAAFLGETLTWRKVMGLLLGIAGVGFIVWHRMSVGTDDWHGILFTLASLASIVAGTILFKVLAPKGSLWVGNGVQNLSAGIVLLPFAFTFSSVGDIVPSARLLGAFAFLVLGGSILAYLLWFHLLKVCGATAASAYHFLMPPLGMLFAFLVLGEHVELRDLLGIVPVALGIYLVTRPAASAPVKRSTT
- a CDS encoding LysR family transcriptional regulator; the protein is MLDLELLRSFVSVVDAGGFTRAGERVHRTQSTVSQQIKRLEDDVGQPLLNRSGKDVTPTEAGERLLSYARRLLALAEEARDVVARPESEGAVRLGVPEDFAAYRLAKLLAAFSRSHPGLRLDVRADQSANLKRELERGELDLALFKRAAGEKGGIAVWPERVHWVTSKTHPRDVSTGSVPLIGFPSGCLYRAGAIHALESAGRFWHMAYTSSNLSGIQAAVAAGMGLSILSEMAIQADHRVLTAKDGFAPIDRTEVALVAAPDASPATLRLADRLAEFCSTVQAKAA
- the pdeM gene encoding ligase-associated DNA damage response endonuclease PdeM, with protein sequence MRASKVMVADVTFVADLFGALFWQEQRLLVVSDLHLEKGSSFAARGVLLPPYDTVATLGRLAAVIARHDPRMVIALGDSFHDRAAHERLSAPDREALSAMQARRDWIWISGNHDPALPPDLGGVVASEVAIGPIVFRHEPTGAAGEIAGHLHPKARVATRGRPMERRCFASDGERAVMPAFGAYTGGLSIRDVAFAKIFGALGFMAHVLGDNRVHAIAASRCY
- a CDS encoding ligase-associated DNA damage response DEXH box helicase — its product is MTLALHPDISLLPDVFLRWFAARGWSPREHQLALLAKARDDRSALLIAPTGAGKTLAGFLPTLAELSSSAASKGSGEKNLISTGRTVKRTGGLHTLYISPLKALAVDIARNLETPIAEMGLPIKVETRTGDTPVSRRQRQRRYPPDILLTTPEQLALLLSSDDAPFLFSSLKRIVLDELHALVTSKRGDLLSLGLARLWRLAPEMRAIGLSATVAEPESLARFLAPQHDGKETAADIVVAGGAAAPVVEMLDTKERLPWAGHTARHALGEMYELIKRNKTTLIFVNTRSQAEMLFQDFWRMNDDGLAIALHHGSLDVAQRRKVEDAMAAGKLRGVVCTSSLDLGIDWGDIDLVINVGAPKGSSRLMQRIGRANHRLDEPSRAVLIPANRFEVLECRVAIDAIAENAQDTPPLRTGGLDVLAQHVLGCACGEPFLSDELYAEVLTSAPYASLTRTDFDDVVDFVATGGYALKTYERFARIKQDKQGRWRVANPRVRQSYRLNVGTIVEEAMLKVKLVRGRGGRAGSTGMIGRGGRMLGEIEEYFIEGLVAGDTFVFGGEIVRYEALVEDQVYVSRANDKDAKVPSYMGGKFPLSTYLAERVRKLLDDRRQWNALPEQVRDWLSLQKNFSLVPAVRELLVETFPRGNKHYFVCYPFEGRLAHQTLGMLLTRRMERARVRPLGFVANEYALAVWGLGDMSFMIRHGKLDLNALFAPDMLGDDLEAWLAESALMKRTFRNCALISGLIPRRFTGEEKSRRQVLFSTDLVYDVLRKHQADHVLLRAARADAAAGLLDLKRLGDMLSRILGRITHRELEHVSPLAVPVMLEIGRESVYGEAADELLAEAADELIKEAMG
- a CDS encoding outer membrane protein, whose product is MAAIYDWTGFYVGVNAGLGVGRDLTTINAPPTNFTEISYQSPFGALGGVQAGYNWQAGHWVFGVEADIQGADLHDNYTCVSSCLPARSITFDQRIDWFGTARARLGYASGPVLTYVTGGFAYANVKDTMANTFAPVFGGIAFPVTTATTVNQEVRTGYVIGSGVEASLGGNWTGKIEYLYLDLGNRSTTVGANTFSFEYREHIFRGGLNYRIGAPDSRAESIAMNWSGFYLGANGGTGLGRDRSELQFASLPHITLSPLGFIGGVQGGYNWQAANWVFGVEADIQGSSMRDDKACVFNCNAVTFAQFDQRLPWLGTLRGRIGYAAGSNLFYATAGLAYGEVKTRIFSSFGGTNTVDISNTRAGWTAGAGIETPFELFGLFGPGWTSKTEYLYVDLGASTTPFTNNGVTTTFATGATEHIFRTGLNYHFNQPVVAKY